The genomic segment GGCCACGTGCATGCCGATTGCCTCGCACAGTACAACGGCCTGTTCGCCGCCGGAGCCAAGCACGTCGCCTGTTGGTCCCACGCGCGCCGCAAGTTCCTCGGCGCCGGGGACCCCGGGGCCAAGGCGGTCGAACGCATCAACCGGTTGTACCACATCGAGCACACGCTTCCGGCGCCGGACTCACCGGAGCACATCGTCGCCCGTCGCGCGACGCGGCAAGCAAGGGCGCTCCCGATCCTGAACGACCTGAAGGCGTGGCTCGACGCGGCACTCGGGACGGCGTTGCCCAAGTCGGCCCTGGGGGCCGCGATCCGGTACGTGGCGAATCACTGGGCCGCGTTCGTCCGGTACACCGAGGACGGGCGACTCTCGATCGATAATAACCTGAGCGAGCGAACGCTCCGGCTGATCGCCGTGGGTCGGAGCAATTGGAAGTTCGTGGGCAGTGCGAAGGCCGGTGCGCACGCCGCGGTTCACTTCTCGGTGGTGGGCACGTGTCGGCACTTGGGTCTCGATGCGACGGCATACCTGCGTGAGGTTCTTCCGGCCCTTCATGCGTTGGGCGAGAAGCCGACGGCGGACCAACTCGCACCTCTTCTGCCCGACGTGTGGGCGAAGCGTCAACAATCCCGACTCCTCGTCGCGTAAGCCCATCCCACACCGAACCCCGCCGATCCCGGCTGTCGCTCACCGACCGTCTTTGGCCGGGTGTGTACGGTGTGGGTGCCCTTGGCCGTGGCGGCGGGATCGACGTAAATCCCCCCGCCGAAGCCCGGGCCGTTGGTCGCTCCGAACCCGCCCTCGGCGATGTTACCCGAAATCAGCGAGCGATTGACGGTCGCGGTCGCGCCGCCCGCGAGGTAAACTCCGCCGCCTTCCCCGGCGCCGCCGTTGCCCCCCGCGCCCCCTGCACCGCCGATAGCGAGGTTGCCGAGGATCGTACTTCCGTTGATTATCAGCGTCGGCGCGCTCAGCGCATCGATGTTGCCGACCAGAACGCCACCGCCGTACCCGGTTCCGCCGTTTCCCCCGGCCCCGCCGGGACCCCCGATCGAGCCGTTACCCAGGATCGAGCAGTCGGTCAGCGTCAGGGAGGTGGCGTCCGACCCGAACGGCGGTCCGAACGGCTGGCCGACGGCCACGGCACCGCCCGCGCCGCTCCCGCCCGCCGCTCCCGATCCGCCGGCGCCGCCGATGGCGGCGTTCGCGATGAGCGTGCAGTCGCTCAGTGTGCCGACGGAGTTGTTCTGGATCAGGACCGCGCCCCCGATGCCGGGGCCGCCGGCCGCACCGGGCGCGCCGGCCCCGCCGACAGATTGATTGCCGACGAACCCGCTGCCTGTGACGGCCATCGTCGATCCGGCGTCGCAATCGATCGCGCCGCCGTAGGCCGTCGCCCCGGGGCCGGCGGCGCTGGCCCCGCCGACTGCCTGGTTCCCTGTGAACTGGCTGCCGGTCACGGTCAGTGTCGAATTGGGGTAGTTGAAGATCGCGCCGCCGAACGCCGCCCCGATGAACGCGCTGTCGGCCGTCGGGGCGCCACTGTTGTCGGCCGCGCTTCCGCCCCGGGCCACGTTGTCGGTGAGCGAGCAGTTGGTGAGCGCGAGTGACGAATTGTAGTTGTAGAGTGCCCCGCCGTTGGCCTCGCCGGAGGTGGTCACACCGTTCGCCCCGTTCCCGCCGATCGACTGGTTGTTGGTCAGGGAACAATGGGTCATTGTCGAGGTGGAGAACACGTAGGTGATCGCCCCGCCGCCGCTCGCCCCGCCCTGACCGGTTCCGATTGCGAGATTGGCGTCGAAACCGGTTTTCGTGACCGTGGCCGGGCCGAACTCGACGTCGATTGCGCCGCTCTCCGCGAAGCCGGTACTGCCGACCTGATTGCCGCGGAACTGGGAGCCGGTCACACTCAGGGTCGCCTGGGAGGATTCGATCGCCCCGCCGGCCGCGAAGGCGTTCACGTCGGTCGGGTTGTCGGACGCGGCGGCCGAGTTGCCGACGAACGTCGAACCGGTCACGGTGAGCGCGCTTCCGACTTCGTTATCGATCGCGCCACCCGCTGCGATGTCGTGGGCGCCCTGGTGTGCGGCGTTCCCGGTGAACGTGCTGGCGGAGACGGTGAGCGTGGCGTTGTTCTGGCTGGAGATCGCGCCGCCCAACCCCTGACCGGCCCCGGGGGCGCCGCCCCCGGTCGCGGTGTTGCCGACGAACGTGCATCGGGCGACGACGGCCGTCCCCTCGTTCATCAGGCCGCCGCCGTAACCCAACCCTGCACCGCCGATGACGGTATTGTTCGCGAACGTCGATTTCTCCGCGGTCAGCGACGCACCGGCCACGTTGAAGACCCCGCCGCCCAGGCCGGTGGTGGTCGAATCGCCGACCGCGACGTTTCCGGCGATCGTGACCGAGGCCAGCGACAGCGAGCCGGCGTTCCGAATGCCACCCCCGGTGTCGGCCGCGCCGCCGGTCACGGTGAGTTCGGAGAGGGTGAGTGTGACGCCGCTCGCCACGTCGAAGACGCGACCCGTTCCGCCACCACTGACCGCGAGTCGTTCCGCCCCGAGGCCGGTGATGGTCAGGCTCTTGGTGACCGCCAGTTCGCCCCCGGTCAGTACGATCGTGTCGCCGCCGAGGTGTGCGTCGAAGACGATCGTGTCGCCGCTGTTCGCGGAGGTGAGCGCGTCCCGGAGCGATCCCGGCCCGCTATCGGCGGCCGAACGGACCGTGACGACGCTCGGCACGGTCCGGCCGTCCAGCCGTTCGAGCCGGGGCGAAAAGCACTTTGGGCGCACGGCCCGAGGACGGGGCGAACCGATCCGGCCTCGTAGCGAGTTCAGCAGATGAGTCAGTCGCATGACGGAACCTCGAATGGGTCAGGGGAACGAGAGTCACAATCCCACGTCGAACAGAGAACGGGGCGGTGCGCGGACCTTCGGCGGGCCGGTGACGAAAGTCGCCCCGGCACGGTCGTGACGCGTTCGGTTGTTGCGGGTGGTCGCCTGTTCGCAGAAAGGAACGAAGCCCGTCAGGGCTTCACCGGCCCGGAGGCTTGTGGTCCGCGGGTCGGCCGAGAAGCGATTCGGCCTCGGATCGGTACCGCGACAAATCAGCCGGTGGCGGCCCGTTCGCGTCCATCGCGCGAACCGCTTTCTCGCACCACGCGGTGGCAGCGGCTCGATCCCCGAGCCGCCAGGAGGCCATCGCCAGGAAGAACCAGTCCCAGGCGGTTCCACCGGACCGGAGTTCCGCCGAACGCTCCAGTGCGGTGATGGCTTTCTGCCACTCGCCGGCCCGGTAGCGTGCCACGCCGAGTGTGTTCCAGATCCGCCCCTCCAGCGGCGCACGATCGACCGCCCGCTGGGCGAGTTCGGCCGACTGCTCGGGGTTCCGGAGATCGGCGACGGGGCAATCCGCGAGGAGCCAGGCGTAAGCGTTTAGCGTTTCGGCTCCCGCGTCGAGAGGTAGCGCGAGGCGATACTGCTCGGCCGCGCGGGTGAAGGCGTCTCGCGCCTCTGCCGGGCGTTTCGTCGAAACGTGCATGGCGGCTTCCAGGGCATACGCGCCGGCCAGTCGCTTCCGGTACGCCGACTCCAAGGGGTGTTCTCCGGCAAGGCGGTCGAGGATCGCGGCTTCGTCGCGCAGGGCCGCCAGCGCCGGAGCCACCTGCTGATGGGCGCAGTACATCTCGGCGAGGTGGTGACACGCCCGTGCCGACTCGGACCGCACCACCGGGTCGGGGTCGTCCGGGTGGATGAACCGCACGAAGAATGAGGCGCCGCGGTCGATGAGTGCCTGTCGCAATTCGGCACCGGCGGCCGCGCCGGTCAGGCGCTCGTCTTCGAGCGGCATCAGGAGTTGCGTCGCCCCGCCGAGGGCCGCCTCCACGCTGGCTTCCGCCCGCCGGCGGTGCGTTTCGGACGTCTCGAGAGCCCGGTTTTTTTGCTCTTTCTCCTGCCAAACGAGGACCGTACTGGTGCCCAGCCCCACGACCGCGAAGATCAGGACGACGGCGGCGGCGATGGCCGCCGCCCGGTGCCGCCGGGTGAATTTCGACGCGCGCGTGACCAGTGACGGCCGTCGGGCCTTGACCGGCCGGTGTTCGAGGAAGCAGCGGAGGTCGTCCGCCAGATCTTCGGCCGAAGCGTACCGGTGGTGGGGCTCGCGCGCCAGCGCCTTGAGCACGATCGTCTCCAGGTCGCCGGGAACGGCCGGGTTGAGCCTTCGCGGCGGCCTCGGGTCCGTAGAGAGAATTTGGCGCAACAGTTCCGCCCGGTCCCGGCGGGAGTAGCACGGTTCGAGTGTGAGGAGTTCGTAGAGAGTCGCGCCGAGCGAATAGATGTCGCCGCGGGCGTCGGCCGGCGCGCCGCCCGAAACGTGTTCCGGGCTCATGTACCGCAACGTGCCTACTACGTCCCCGGTCCGGGTGATGCCGGGATCGCTGCCGCACCGTGCGAGGCCGAAGTCGGTCAGCCAGAGGTGACCGGTCGCGTCGAGCAGCAGGTTCCCCGGTTTCACGTCGCGGTGCACGACTCCGAGTCGGTGGGCGTAGGCGAGCGCCTCGGCCGCCTGGACGCCGAGCCGGGCCACCGACCGGGCGCGGTCCGGTTCGCTCGGCGCGAGCGCCGTGCGGTCGCCGGCACGTAGGCGGGTGATGACCGCGGAGAGCGGTTGGCCGTCGATGAACTGCATGGCGAAGTAGTGGACGCCCCGGTCGTTCCCCATCGCGTACACCGGGACGATGTGCGTGTGGTGGAGGCGGGCGGCGGTCTGGGCCTCGCTCTCGAACCGCTGCTGTTGGTAGGCGTCGAGGGTCGCGGCGAACGGCAGCACCTTCACCGCGACGCGGCGGCCCAGGGGCCGCTGTTCCGCCTCGTACACGACGCCCATCCCGCCCCGGCCGACGACCCGCAACAACCGGTAATCGCCGAGCGTGCCCACCGCATCCGGCAGGCCTTCGGTCGACTCCGCGCGTATCGGTCCGCGCAGGAGTTGCAGGGCCGGCAGCACTTCGCGGAGCAGGGCGGCGAGTTCCGGGTGCCGGCGGGCGTACTCTTCGACGTCCGGCCGGTCGCCGCGGTTGAGCCGTTCGGTGAACTCGTCGGCGACCCGCCCGACCACCGCTTCGGCCTCCGCGTCTCCGGACGTTACCGGCGCATTCGTGTGGATCACGATCGGTCCTCCGGGCGGCCGGCACGGGTCAACTCTTCGCGGAGGCGGAGCAGGGCACGCCCG from the Frigoriglobus tundricola genome contains:
- a CDS encoding protein kinase domain-containing protein, translating into MIHTNAPVTSGDAEAEAVVGRVADEFTERLNRGDRPDVEEYARRHPELAALLREVLPALQLLRGPIRAESTEGLPDAVGTLGDYRLLRVVGRGGMGVVYEAEQRPLGRRVAVKVLPFAATLDAYQQQRFESEAQTAARLHHTHIVPVYAMGNDRGVHYFAMQFIDGQPLSAVITRLRAGDRTALAPSEPDRARSVARLGVQAAEALAYAHRLGVVHRDVKPGNLLLDATGHLWLTDFGLARCGSDPGITRTGDVVGTLRYMSPEHVSGGAPADARGDIYSLGATLYELLTLEPCYSRRDRAELLRQILSTDPRPPRRLNPAVPGDLETIVLKALAREPHHRYASAEDLADDLRCFLEHRPVKARRPSLVTRASKFTRRHRAAAIAAAVVLIFAVVGLGTSTVLVWQEKEQKNRALETSETHRRRAEASVEAALGGATQLLMPLEDERLTGAAAGAELRQALIDRGASFFVRFIHPDDPDPVVRSESARACHHLAEMYCAHQQVAPALAALRDEAAILDRLAGEHPLESAYRKRLAGAYALEAAMHVSTKRPAEARDAFTRAAEQYRLALPLDAGAETLNAYAWLLADCPVADLRNPEQSAELAQRAVDRAPLEGRIWNTLGVARYRAGEWQKAITALERSAELRSGGTAWDWFFLAMASWRLGDRAAATAWCEKAVRAMDANGPPPADLSRYRSEAESLLGRPADHKPPGR